The Halosimplex litoreum genome has a window encoding:
- a CDS encoding endo-1,4-beta-xylanase, whose protein sequence is MSSEDTDGSGADGAVDSSVDRRSLLGALAAAGLAGCPSDGGDGTATEGGTTPTPTPTPDDGEATPETTDSPSGTDTVTEPDPTVERRIRDHRTSDLTVEVTDGSGATVADAEVEVAMQAHEFGFGTAVNAGTLIEESSEGDEYREYIPELFNKAVIENQMKWRFWESDPELADAAVEWLLDQGLDVRGHVCIWGRSDVGAIPSDVLTAIEDGDAETIRERSMAHIEDIVTHYGDDVTEWEVVNEAMHAYQLQLGVYGDQIDSEEPWTGEIVPWRSPLLAEWYSKADEVRRENDLDIGLGVNDFNQFGYSYTDGRYQSQIEHLNDTAVQLDTVGLQAHVGARSGEFNTNSDPDERVSASRVAEEIDTWAGYGASVKITEFDTYAGDDWADDEQRAQVLENYLRGAFSHPDVTDFLMWGFWDGRHWQEEAPLFYEDWSEKPAFDVWTGLVYDEWWTEETGTTDEAGAFSTTGFHGEYEVTATVDGTEVTETVTLSDGGAVVELTPNA, encoded by the coding sequence ATGTCATCCGAAGACACAGACGGTTCGGGTGCGGACGGGGCGGTGGACTCTTCGGTCGATCGGCGGTCGCTGCTTGGCGCGCTCGCAGCCGCGGGACTCGCCGGCTGTCCGAGCGACGGCGGCGACGGCACGGCGACCGAGGGGGGGACGACGCCGACACCGACGCCCACTCCGGACGACGGTGAGGCGACGCCCGAAACGACCGACTCTCCGAGCGGGACCGACACAGTCACCGAGCCGGACCCGACCGTCGAACGCCGGATCCGCGACCACCGAACGAGCGACCTCACGGTCGAGGTGACCGACGGGTCCGGCGCCACGGTCGCGGACGCCGAGGTCGAGGTCGCGATGCAGGCCCACGAGTTCGGCTTCGGAACCGCGGTCAACGCGGGAACGCTGATCGAGGAGTCGAGCGAGGGCGACGAGTACCGCGAGTACATCCCGGAGCTGTTCAACAAGGCCGTCATCGAGAACCAGATGAAGTGGCGCTTCTGGGAGTCGGACCCGGAGCTTGCCGACGCGGCGGTCGAGTGGCTGCTCGACCAGGGCCTGGACGTGCGCGGACACGTCTGTATCTGGGGGCGCTCCGACGTGGGCGCCATCCCTTCCGACGTCTTGACCGCGATCGAAGACGGTGACGCCGAGACGATCCGCGAGCGGTCGATGGCTCACATCGAGGATATCGTCACCCACTACGGCGACGACGTCACAGAGTGGGAGGTCGTCAACGAGGCGATGCACGCCTACCAGCTCCAGTTGGGTGTCTACGGCGACCAGATCGATTCCGAGGAGCCCTGGACCGGTGAGATCGTCCCCTGGCGGTCACCGCTGCTGGCCGAGTGGTACAGCAAGGCCGACGAAGTCCGTCGAGAGAACGACCTCGACATCGGTCTCGGCGTCAACGACTTCAACCAGTTCGGCTACAGCTACACCGACGGCCGCTATCAGTCCCAGATCGAACACCTCAACGACACCGCGGTGCAGCTCGACACCGTCGGGCTGCAGGCCCACGTCGGCGCTCGCTCAGGCGAGTTCAACACCAACTCCGACCCCGACGAGCGGGTCAGCGCCAGCCGCGTCGCCGAGGAGATCGACACGTGGGCCGGCTACGGGGCGAGTGTGAAGATCACCGAGTTCGACACCTACGCCGGCGACGACTGGGCGGACGACGAACAGCGAGCGCAGGTGCTGGAGAACTACCTCCGGGGCGCCTTCTCCCATCCCGACGTGACGGACTTTCTCATGTGGGGGTTCTGGGACGGTCGTCACTGGCAGGAGGAGGCGCCGTTGTTCTACGAGGACTGGTCGGAGAAACCCGCCTTCGACGTGTGGACCGGGCTCGTCTACGACGAGTGGTGGACCGAGGAGACGGGCACCACCGACGAGGCGGGCGCGTTCTCGACGACCGGGTTCCACGGCGAGTACGAGGTCACCGCGACCGTCGACGGCACCGAGGTCACCGAGACGGTCACTCTCTCCGACGGCGGCGCGGTCGTCGAACTCACACCGAACGCGTAG